In Arachis stenosperma cultivar V10309 chromosome 1, arast.V10309.gnm1.PFL2, whole genome shotgun sequence, one DNA window encodes the following:
- the LOC130962639 gene encoding putative calcium-binding protein CML19: MKYTQFERVLGYFDEDGDGKISASELRSQLGKMSGEILLEEEMEMAIAALDSDGDGLLSLEDMMNLMEGGEEDEKLKDLKEAFEMYDTDRCGFITPKGLRRMLKKLGESMSVEECQVMISRFDLNGDGMLSFEEFRIMMQ, encoded by the coding sequence ATGAAGTACACACAATTTGAGCGAGTTCTTGGTTACTTCGATGAAGATGGCGACGGTAAGATTTCAGCTTCTGAGCTAAGGAGCCAGCTCGGGAAGATGAGTGGCGAGATTCTGTTGgaggaggagatggagatggcgaTCGCGGCGTTGGATTCGGATGGCGATGGGTTGCTGAGTTTGGAGGATATGATGAATCTCATGGAAGGAGGGGAGGAAGACGAGAAGTTGAAGGATTTGAAGGAAGCTTTTGAGATGTATGACACGGATCGATGTGGGTTCATTACTCCTAAAGGGTTGAGGAGAATGCTGAAAAAGTTGGGAGAATCTATGTCCGTTGAGGAATGCCAAGTTATGATTAGTCGCTTTGATTTGAATGGTGATGGGATGCTTAGCTTTGAAGAATTCAGAATTATGATGCAGTGA